In one window of Tumebacillus algifaecis DNA:
- the priA gene encoding primosomal protein N': MSSKRFAEVIVELKSSQVDRPFHYEVPDHWQQQVEIGTRVLVPFGPRRLEGYIVGFSMAAEVTKTKPILEVLDDEPPLTPDLVQLAGWLSERYLCTTAAAVQALLPSGMRAKASTTLRLADELPFVQPGSLEADLLQALYESPNKTKEQLIAERPEWRPILRAWVAAGILIESYRIKQGAQVKTITCLRCTLDATRFPAALEALGRAKKQKEVLAFLFDRDDAVPMKDVLSELSASSSTLKPLLEKGYIQKEEQEVLRDPYGIVHGQKEQPLPLTELQRAAYDQIAAAVDSRKPETFLLQGVTGSGKTEVYLQAIASCVAQGRQAIMLVPEISLTPQMVERFKKRFGDDVAVMHSRLSAGEKFDEWRRIRQGDVTIVVGARSAIFAPFHSIGLMIVDEEHEVSYKQDDHPKYLAREVAMYRARQHGATVVLGSATPALETRWWAHQGQIRRIEMSERVMGQRLPKVKVIDMRNELQEGNRSMFSTVLQKEMEKRLETGEQIILFLNRRGFATFVLCRSCGYVARCPECEIPLTFHKARGLEQLRCHYCGYAERMPNICPDCQGDHVRHFGTGTQRVEEELNRVFPEANVIRMDVDTTSGKGSHAVLLQRFRNQEAQILLGTQMIAKGLDFPNVTLVGVISADTSLFVPDFRAAERTFQLLTQVAGRAGRHQLPGEVVIQSYNPQHYAVQFAKKQEYENFFQHEIRVRHAVHNPPFRELTAFTSVNVNETEALRIARTVEDRLRILFQGRDDVIILGTSPAPLSRLQGKFRFNVVVKYVRFKQVGASIRTVYLEAAQEAQKAGGYLSIDVNAQMIL, encoded by the coding sequence ATGAGTTCCAAACGCTTTGCGGAAGTGATTGTCGAGTTAAAATCATCGCAGGTGGACCGCCCGTTTCATTATGAGGTGCCAGACCACTGGCAGCAACAGGTCGAGATTGGCACCCGCGTGTTGGTGCCATTTGGTCCGCGCAGACTGGAAGGCTACATCGTCGGCTTTTCGATGGCAGCCGAAGTGACCAAGACCAAGCCGATTCTGGAGGTGCTCGACGACGAACCGCCGCTGACGCCCGATTTGGTGCAGTTGGCAGGTTGGCTTTCCGAACGCTATCTCTGCACGACAGCTGCAGCAGTCCAAGCGCTGTTGCCAAGTGGGATGCGAGCCAAAGCGAGTACGACGCTGCGTCTGGCAGACGAGCTGCCCTTCGTGCAGCCTGGATCGTTGGAAGCTGATCTGTTGCAAGCGCTTTATGAGTCGCCGAACAAAACGAAGGAGCAGTTGATCGCAGAGCGCCCCGAATGGCGACCGATCCTACGCGCGTGGGTCGCAGCGGGCATCTTGATCGAATCATACCGTATCAAGCAAGGGGCACAAGTCAAAACGATCACCTGTCTACGGTGCACGCTTGACGCGACCCGCTTTCCGGCGGCACTCGAAGCGTTGGGCCGCGCCAAAAAGCAAAAAGAGGTGCTGGCCTTTTTGTTCGATCGAGATGATGCTGTGCCGATGAAAGACGTGCTGAGCGAACTGAGCGCATCCTCTTCCACGTTGAAACCGCTGTTGGAAAAGGGTTACATCCAAAAAGAAGAGCAGGAAGTGCTCCGCGACCCGTATGGCATCGTCCATGGACAAAAGGAACAGCCATTGCCACTTACCGAACTACAGCGAGCCGCGTATGACCAGATCGCAGCAGCGGTGGACAGCCGAAAACCGGAAACTTTTTTGCTGCAAGGTGTCACAGGTTCGGGCAAAACGGAAGTTTACCTGCAGGCGATCGCCTCCTGTGTCGCACAGGGAAGGCAAGCGATCATGCTTGTGCCGGAAATCTCGCTGACACCGCAAATGGTCGAACGTTTCAAAAAGCGGTTTGGCGACGATGTGGCGGTGATGCACTCGCGCTTGTCGGCTGGCGAAAAATTTGATGAGTGGCGGCGAATTCGTCAAGGCGATGTGACCATCGTGGTCGGGGCCCGTTCCGCCATTTTTGCACCGTTTCATTCGATTGGTCTGATGATCGTCGACGAAGAGCATGAAGTGTCCTATAAACAGGACGACCATCCGAAGTACCTCGCCCGAGAAGTGGCGATGTACCGGGCCCGTCAACATGGTGCCACCGTCGTGCTCGGTTCGGCCACGCCTGCGCTTGAGACTCGCTGGTGGGCACATCAAGGTCAGATCAGGCGCATCGAGATGTCGGAGCGCGTCATGGGGCAGCGCCTGCCCAAAGTCAAAGTGATCGACATGCGCAATGAGCTTCAGGAAGGCAATCGCTCGATGTTTTCCACCGTTTTGCAAAAAGAAATGGAGAAGCGATTGGAAACAGGAGAGCAGATCATTCTTTTTTTAAACAGGCGCGGTTTTGCGACCTTCGTTTTATGCCGCTCTTGCGGATATGTCGCCCGTTGCCCGGAATGCGAAATCCCGCTCACCTTTCATAAGGCGCGCGGGTTGGAACAACTGCGCTGCCATTACTGCGGGTATGCCGAAAGGATGCCAAACATCTGCCCGGATTGCCAAGGTGACCATGTGCGTCATTTCGGAACAGGCACACAGCGGGTCGAAGAGGAACTGAATCGCGTCTTCCCGGAAGCGAACGTGATCCGCATGGACGTGGACACCACATCGGGCAAAGGGTCGCACGCAGTGCTCTTGCAGCGTTTTCGAAATCAAGAAGCACAGATCTTGCTCGGCACGCAGATGATCGCCAAAGGGCTCGATTTTCCCAACGTCACGCTGGTAGGTGTCATCTCTGCCGATACGTCGCTGTTCGTGCCCGATTTTCGGGCGGCGGAACGCACGTTCCAACTGCTCACACAGGTGGCGGGGCGCGCGGGACGTCATCAATTGCCGGGCGAAGTGGTCATTCAATCCTATAATCCACAGCATTACGCTGTTCAATTTGCGAAAAAGCAAGAATATGAAAACTTTTTTCAACATGAAATTCGCGTGCGCCACGCTGTGCACAACCCGCCGTTTCGCGAATTGACTGCGTTCACATCGGTCAATGTGAACGAAACTGAGGCGCTGCGCATCGCACGCACGGTGGAAGATCGGCTGCGCATCCTGTTTCAGGGGCGAGACGACGTGATCATCCTCGGCACTTCTCCGGCGCCACTATCCCGGTTGCAAGGGAAATTCCGCTTCAATGTTGTGGTCAAGTATGTGCGCTTCAAACAGGTCGGTGCTTCGATTCGCACCGTGTATCTGGAAGCGGCGCAGGAAGCACAAAAAGCGGGTGGCTACCTGTCGATCGATGTCAACGCGCAAATGATCCTGTAA
- the coaBC gene encoding bifunctional phosphopantothenoylcysteine decarboxylase/phosphopantothenate--cysteine ligase CoaBC, translating to MLKGKTIVLGVAGGIAAFKAASLASALTKAGADVHVIMTESAQKFITPLTFQSLTKKPVYLDTFTEPDPSELAHIALADKADLIVVAPTTANVIGKVASGIADDMLTTTIMASTAPVLFALAMNVNMYHNPIVQDNIQYLQEKGYLFAEPNEGYLACGWTGKGRLMEPEEIAAWIGDFFTKREPRQDMSGLRILITAGRNAEPIDPVRFVTNRSTGKMGYAIAEAAVQRGALVTLVTGPSELRPPAGITTISVQTGQEMHDAVMAHVDVQDVIIGAAAVADYRPKLRHEQKLKKKDGPLVIEFERNPDILLEVGKRKRADQVLVGFAAETENVLENARGKLERKQADLFVANDVSQPGAGFGTDTNIVTLVDRAGDTPLPLLQKRDVADQILNRVLELRERGPVS from the coding sequence ATGCTCAAGGGGAAAACGATCGTGCTCGGCGTGGCCGGCGGGATCGCTGCTTTTAAGGCAGCATCACTGGCCAGCGCCTTGACCAAAGCTGGAGCGGACGTGCATGTCATCATGACCGAATCGGCACAAAAGTTCATCACCCCGCTCACCTTTCAAAGCCTGACCAAAAAGCCAGTGTATCTGGATACCTTTACGGAGCCCGATCCATCCGAACTGGCACATATCGCCCTTGCTGACAAAGCAGATCTGATCGTCGTAGCACCGACCACCGCGAACGTGATCGGGAAAGTGGCAAGCGGCATAGCAGATGATATGCTGACCACGACGATCATGGCATCAACCGCACCCGTTTTGTTCGCCTTGGCGATGAACGTAAACATGTATCACAACCCAATCGTGCAAGACAACATCCAGTATTTGCAGGAAAAGGGGTATCTGTTCGCCGAGCCGAACGAAGGGTATCTGGCTTGCGGGTGGACCGGAAAAGGCCGCTTGATGGAGCCGGAGGAGATTGCAGCCTGGATCGGAGATTTTTTTACAAAACGAGAGCCGCGACAAGATATGTCCGGTCTTCGAATTTTGATCACGGCAGGACGCAACGCGGAACCGATCGACCCGGTGCGCTTCGTCACCAATCGCTCGACAGGCAAGATGGGGTACGCCATCGCAGAAGCGGCTGTGCAAAGAGGAGCGCTGGTCACCTTGGTCACCGGACCGTCTGAACTGCGCCCGCCAGCAGGCATCACTACCATCAGCGTCCAGACAGGTCAAGAGATGCATGACGCGGTGATGGCGCATGTGGACGTGCAGGACGTGATCATCGGTGCGGCGGCAGTTGCCGATTACCGCCCCAAGTTGCGCCATGAGCAAAAGTTGAAGAAAAAGGATGGCCCGCTGGTGATAGAGTTTGAGCGCAATCCGGACATCCTGCTCGAAGTTGGCAAAAGAAAGCGGGCCGATCAAGTGCTGGTCGGCTTTGCTGCGGAGACCGAAAACGTGTTGGAGAATGCGCGCGGCAAATTGGAACGGAAACAGGCAGACCTTTTTGTGGCCAACGATGTATCGCAGCCAGGGGCTGGATTCGGCACGGACACCAACATCGTCACACTGGTGGACCGTGCAGGTGATACGCCGCTTCCTCTGCTTCAAAAGCGCGATGTTGCCGATCAAATCCTCAATCGTGTGCTCGAATTGAGAGAACGAGGCCCCGTTTCATGA
- the rpoZ gene encoding DNA-directed RNA polymerase subunit omega yields MIYPSIDKLMHLADSKYSLVVAASKRARRIQDGAEKMVHIQTNKNVTVALNEISEEKVRFVRTKDGIK; encoded by the coding sequence ATGATTTATCCTTCCATTGATAAATTGATGCATCTGGCAGACAGCAAATACTCGCTGGTCGTGGCCGCATCGAAGCGCGCCCGCCGCATTCAAGACGGTGCAGAAAAGATGGTTCACATTCAAACGAACAAGAATGTCACAGTTGCACTGAACGAAATTTCGGAAGAAAAGGTGCGTTTTGTGCGCACAAAAGACGGCATTAAGTAA
- the remA gene encoding extracellular matrix/biofilm regulator RemA: MSIKLINIGFGNIVSANRIVSIVSPESAPIKRIIQEARDRGMLIDATYGRRTRAVIITDSDHIILSAVQPETVAHRLVAKDNSQDDEE; this comes from the coding sequence GTGAGTATTAAACTGATCAATATCGGGTTTGGGAATATCGTTTCCGCCAATCGCATCGTTTCGATCGTCTCTCCTGAGTCCGCGCCGATCAAGCGGATCATTCAAGAGGCGCGCGATCGTGGCATGCTGATCGACGCGACATATGGACGCAGAACCCGTGCCGTCATCATCACCGACAGCGATCATATCATTTTGTCGGCTGTACAGCCGGAGACAGTGGCACACCGTCTGGTAGCAAAAGATAACAGCCAAGACGACGAAGAGTAA
- a CDS encoding YicC/YloC family endoribonuclease yields the protein MLKSMTGYGRAEATDYGYRVLVEIKAVNHRYAEVMVRMPRDYLMFEDGIKKVILERVSRGRLDCYITIEMTERRGSTVTFDEELAVHFKAVADSLAERLGMAERLSLADLLRQPDVVTVRQEESDPEQLGHLLMQLTAVAADDLVSMRQAEGARLAQDLVARIARLRELVGAVSVRSPLVVSDYRERLEKRLREALDGQAFTLDEARLLTEVAVLADRASIVEELVRLNSHCAQFREMIQGAEPIGRKLDFLVQEMNREVNTIGSKANDLQIAQHVVEMKALLEQVREQIQNVE from the coding sequence ATGCTCAAAAGCATGACGGGGTATGGACGAGCCGAAGCGACAGACTACGGGTACCGCGTCCTCGTCGAGATCAAAGCGGTCAATCATCGCTATGCGGAAGTTATGGTTCGCATGCCGCGCGACTACCTGATGTTTGAAGATGGGATCAAAAAGGTCATCTTGGAGCGCGTATCGCGAGGCAGGTTGGACTGTTACATAACCATTGAAATGACGGAGCGCCGAGGTAGCACCGTCACTTTTGATGAGGAATTGGCGGTTCATTTCAAAGCGGTTGCCGACTCGTTGGCCGAACGGCTTGGGATGGCGGAGCGCTTGTCGCTTGCCGACTTATTGCGCCAGCCGGATGTGGTGACGGTCAGACAGGAAGAGAGCGATCCCGAACAACTTGGCCACCTGCTTATGCAGTTGACTGCTGTGGCGGCGGACGACCTTGTTTCGATGCGCCAAGCGGAAGGAGCTCGTCTGGCTCAAGATCTCGTGGCGCGCATTGCGCGACTACGTGAACTTGTAGGCGCCGTCTCTGTCCGTTCACCGCTTGTGGTGAGCGACTATCGGGAGCGTTTGGAGAAACGTCTGCGGGAAGCGCTCGACGGACAGGCGTTCACGTTAGATGAAGCTCGTCTTTTGACCGAGGTGGCCGTGTTGGCCGACCGTGCCAGCATCGTGGAAGAGCTGGTGCGGCTGAATAGTCACTGCGCTCAGTTCCGAGAGATGATCCAAGGGGCTGAACCGATCGGCCGCAAGCTCGATTTTTTGGTGCAAGAGATGAACCGTGAAGTGAACACGATCGGTTCCAAAGCGAACGATCTGCAGATCGCTCAGCATGTGGTAGAGATGAAAGCCCTGTTGGAACAGGTCCGTGAACAAATTCAAAACGTAGAATAA
- the dapF gene encoding diaminopimelate epimerase: protein MKFTKMHGLGNDFVVVAEFSSVPEGISELAQQVCDRHFGIGADGLVLVLPHEQADFAMRIFNADGTEAEQCGNAVRCVAKYVYDKGLTDRPEVLLETRIGIQRLQLFTEAGQVTQVTVDMGEPILTAEKIPTTAASERVVNHQVTVADGEFPVTAVSMGNPHAVIFLSDLATVNLHQTGPQIETHPFFPRKTNVEFVQVNADDDVTMHVWERGCGETLACGSGACAVVVAGVLTGKTSRETTVHLKGGDLRIEWREADNRVYMTGPSVIVFEGDF, encoded by the coding sequence ATGAAATTTACCAAAATGCATGGTCTCGGCAATGACTTTGTAGTCGTTGCCGAGTTTTCTTCCGTTCCAGAAGGGATTTCAGAACTTGCACAACAGGTTTGTGACCGCCATTTTGGCATCGGAGCGGATGGGCTGGTGTTGGTCTTGCCGCATGAACAAGCCGATTTTGCAATGCGTATTTTCAATGCGGACGGAACTGAGGCTGAACAATGCGGCAACGCGGTTCGCTGTGTGGCAAAATACGTGTACGATAAAGGGCTGACCGACCGACCGGAAGTCCTGCTCGAAACTCGCATCGGCATCCAACGACTGCAATTGTTCACCGAAGCTGGCCAGGTGACGCAAGTGACGGTGGATATGGGCGAGCCGATCTTGACCGCTGAAAAAATCCCGACGACAGCAGCCTCGGAGCGAGTTGTCAACCATCAGGTCACCGTCGCCGACGGGGAGTTTCCAGTTACGGCCGTCTCGATGGGCAACCCGCATGCTGTGATTTTTCTGTCAGACTTGGCTACGGTCAACCTGCACCAAACTGGCCCACAGATCGAAACACACCCGTTTTTTCCGCGGAAAACCAACGTGGAATTTGTCCAAGTGAACGCTGATGATGATGTGACGATGCACGTTTGGGAGCGCGGCTGCGGTGAAACGTTGGCTTGTGGCTCAGGAGCTTGTGCGGTGGTGGTGGCAGGCGTTTTGACAGGCAAGACCTCTCGAGAGACGACCGTACATCTTAAAGGGGGCGACCTGCGCATCGAGTGGCGGGAAGCGGACAACCGCGTCTATATGACCGGTCCTTCGGTCATCGTTTTTGAAGGCGACTTCTAA
- a CDS encoding calcium-transporting P-type ATPase, PMR1-type, translated as MQKNHWHTMDVHDVLQLLSVPPDGLTSGEVEKRRDQFGENRLNEAEQKSWLTLFLNQFRDFMVLVLLAATLVSGLLGEHADAITIIAIIIVNGFLGFYQELRAEKSLASLKQLTAPTAHVLRDGQKISVAATELVPGDVIFLESGDRVPADVRILECAGLEAEEAALTGESLPVQKSILAIPDVNAALGDRKNMAYMGTMITRGKAKAIITATGMQTEMGRIADLIQTAEETETPLQRRLDQLGKILVYVALGITAVVVLAGIMHGNDMYTMFLAGVSLAVAAIPEGLPAIVTVALALGVQRMIKRKAIVRKLPSVETLGAATVICSDKTGTLTQNKMTVQRVWIGGQFYEVSGTGYEPMGEFHCAGKQVDPTRRPDLLRLLEVSVLCNNAVLFQDKQKKHTAWAVQGDPTEGALMVLAAKGGLHGPDMEASQPRLDEIPFDSTRKMMSVLTRDQKGNLFMLTKGGPDVLLERCGYMLIDGNVTPLTGSLRKGIMQANTTMGSEALRCLAVAYRPLRHEGQFKEHEPERDLVFVGLIGMIDPPRQEVYDAIARTKKAGIKTIMITGDHQVTAEAIARQLGILPHGGLTVNGHDLYNMSDEELQARVEDIFVYARVSPEHKLRIVKALQARGHVVAMTGDGVNDAPAIKAADIGISMGQGGTDVAKDASALILSDDNFATIVAAIEEGRGIYDNIRKFVRYLLASNVGEIVTMFIAMMMGMPLPLVPIQILWVNLVTDGLPAIALGVDQAERDIMHKPPRNVRESIFARGLGFKILSRGILIGLATLGVFWFTLQMEPDNLVKAQSMAFTTLVMAQLIHVFDCRSVEGGIFSRNFFENKWLIASVISSLVLLLGVMYIEAFQPVFRTVALGPIDWVIVMVAASIPTFALAARRMTNRGTNRLGFSDARRK; from the coding sequence GTGCAGAAGAATCATTGGCACACGATGGACGTACATGATGTACTCCAGTTGCTCTCCGTGCCGCCGGACGGCCTGACCAGCGGAGAGGTCGAAAAACGGCGTGACCAGTTCGGAGAGAACAGACTGAACGAAGCAGAACAAAAATCATGGCTGACTTTGTTCCTCAACCAGTTCCGTGATTTTATGGTGTTGGTACTGCTCGCTGCAACGTTGGTTTCCGGTCTGCTTGGCGAACATGCAGATGCGATCACCATTATCGCGATCATCATCGTCAATGGGTTTCTCGGCTTTTATCAAGAACTTCGCGCAGAAAAATCACTCGCATCATTAAAACAGCTCACCGCTCCGACTGCCCACGTGCTACGCGATGGTCAGAAGATCAGCGTGGCCGCTACCGAGCTCGTCCCAGGTGACGTAATTTTCTTGGAAAGCGGCGACCGAGTCCCGGCTGATGTCCGCATCCTCGAATGCGCCGGGCTGGAGGCGGAGGAAGCGGCCCTGACCGGGGAATCGCTTCCAGTTCAAAAATCGATCCTTGCGATCCCGGATGTCAATGCTGCACTCGGCGATCGCAAAAACATGGCCTACATGGGAACGATGATCACGCGAGGCAAAGCGAAAGCGATCATCACCGCCACTGGCATGCAGACCGAGATGGGCCGCATCGCCGATCTGATTCAAACGGCAGAAGAGACAGAAACGCCACTTCAGCGCCGCCTCGACCAACTTGGCAAGATTTTGGTCTATGTAGCGCTTGGCATCACCGCAGTCGTCGTACTCGCTGGGATCATGCATGGCAACGACATGTACACCATGTTCTTAGCAGGTGTTTCGCTGGCCGTAGCTGCGATCCCTGAAGGTCTGCCTGCCATCGTCACCGTCGCATTGGCACTAGGCGTTCAGCGCATGATTAAACGCAAAGCGATCGTCCGCAAACTCCCCTCTGTTGAAACGCTAGGCGCGGCCACTGTGATCTGTTCCGACAAGACCGGGACACTGACCCAGAACAAAATGACCGTTCAGCGCGTCTGGATCGGTGGTCAGTTTTATGAAGTATCGGGCACAGGCTATGAGCCGATGGGCGAGTTTCACTGCGCGGGCAAACAAGTGGACCCCACCCGCCGCCCCGATCTGTTGCGCTTGCTGGAAGTTTCCGTGCTCTGTAACAACGCGGTGCTCTTCCAAGATAAACAGAAGAAGCATACGGCTTGGGCGGTGCAAGGTGACCCGACCGAAGGGGCTTTGATGGTGCTTGCCGCCAAAGGCGGTCTGCACGGCCCGGACATGGAGGCGTCTCAGCCGCGGCTGGACGAGATTCCGTTCGACTCAACTCGCAAAATGATGTCGGTGTTGACCCGCGATCAAAAAGGGAACCTATTCATGCTGACAAAAGGCGGTCCCGATGTGCTGTTGGAGCGTTGCGGGTACATGTTGATCGATGGCAATGTCACGCCGCTGACCGGGTCGTTGCGCAAAGGCATCATGCAAGCCAACACGACGATGGGGAGCGAAGCGCTGCGCTGCCTTGCTGTCGCTTACCGTCCGCTGCGGCATGAAGGGCAGTTTAAAGAGCACGAGCCGGAGCGCGATCTTGTCTTTGTCGGCTTAATCGGCATGATCGACCCGCCGCGCCAAGAAGTGTATGATGCGATCGCCCGCACAAAAAAAGCGGGAATCAAAACGATCATGATCACCGGAGACCATCAGGTGACCGCCGAAGCGATCGCGCGCCAGCTAGGAATCCTGCCACACGGCGGTTTGACAGTCAACGGACACGATCTTTATAATATGTCTGATGAAGAACTACAAGCCCGCGTCGAAGATATTTTTGTCTACGCTCGCGTTTCACCTGAACATAAACTTCGGATCGTCAAAGCGTTGCAGGCGCGCGGACATGTGGTCGCGATGACAGGAGATGGCGTCAATGATGCCCCGGCGATCAAAGCGGCCGACATCGGCATTTCGATGGGGCAAGGCGGCACTGATGTGGCGAAAGATGCATCCGCGCTGATCCTTTCTGACGACAACTTTGCCACGATCGTCGCCGCCATCGAGGAAGGTCGCGGGATCTATGACAACATTCGCAAGTTTGTCCGCTATCTGCTCGCCTCCAACGTCGGCGAGATCGTCACGATGTTCATCGCGATGATGATGGGGATGCCGCTCCCACTGGTGCCGATTCAAATCCTTTGGGTCAACCTTGTCACAGACGGTCTGCCTGCGATCGCGCTTGGTGTCGATCAGGCAGAGCGAGATATCATGCACAAGCCGCCACGCAATGTACGCGAATCGATTTTTGCCCGCGGTCTCGGTTTCAAAATCCTTTCCCGCGGCATTCTGATCGGTTTGGCGACGCTCGGTGTCTTCTGGTTCACCTTGCAGATGGAGCCGGATAATCTGGTCAAAGCGCAGTCGATGGCCTTTACAACGCTCGTCATGGCGCAGTTGATTCACGTGTTCGACTGTCGCAGTGTCGAAGGCGGTATCTTCTCCCGCAACTTTTTTGAAAACAAATGGCTGATCGCATCGGTCATCTCTTCGCTCGTTCTGCTGCTCGGTGTCATGTACATCGAAGCGTTCCAGCCGGTGTTCCGCACGGTTGCGTTGGGTCCGATCGACTGGGTGATTGTGATGGTGGCCGCCTCCATCCCGACGTTTGCCCTCGCGGCGCGCCGTATGACCAACAGAGGAACGAATCGACTGGGCTTTTCCGATGCTAGGAGGAAATAA
- a CDS encoding aldo/keto reductase: protein MMIGCATVEGTMELAREHPELSYQELGRTGWLVSQAGFGCYRVDVREEEHRNALRKALLSGVNLIDTSANYADGRSEELVGAVLAEMLADGAVERSQVVVVSKAGYLQGQNYRLSQERKANGRPFPDLVLYGQGLEHCIHPEFLEDQLTRSLERLQMQQLDVYLLHNPEYFLMWAKQNQVSVEAARAEYERRLELAFRHLENEVEKGRILCYGISSNTFGASAAEETHTSLERVLKLAENVSSDNRLRVIQLPMNLVETGGMTEGNQMGGASVVQLAARQRIGVLINRPLNAFTGQTMVRLADVEAVSVDEERIGAMLSQLLQAEQKLSSILLPALLLEAEAREKVADRLSVGALLKQHWQSFSTQDHWREVQVQFLVPTVQEGVRTLLEYERLDGEVTAWVESYVADINRVLSEVTAYYRFQAAVQIEHIKNSVATADKEWAAESLSGMALRALRSTSGVTTVLVGMRREAYVADVVAELQQQATVKDRGEAWARMKNSQW, encoded by the coding sequence ATGATGATCGGGTGTGCGACCGTGGAGGGCACAATGGAACTGGCAAGGGAGCATCCGGAGCTCAGCTACCAAGAGCTCGGGCGGACGGGATGGCTGGTCAGTCAGGCTGGATTTGGCTGCTACCGAGTGGATGTGCGCGAGGAAGAGCATCGGAACGCACTGCGCAAAGCGCTACTGTCCGGGGTGAATTTGATCGACACGAGTGCCAACTATGCGGACGGAAGGTCGGAGGAATTGGTTGGCGCTGTGTTGGCGGAGATGCTGGCAGACGGTGCTGTGGAGCGTTCACAGGTGGTGGTAGTGTCAAAAGCGGGGTATTTGCAGGGACAAAACTATCGGCTGAGTCAAGAGCGTAAAGCAAACGGCCGACCGTTTCCAGATCTGGTGTTGTACGGTCAAGGTCTGGAACACTGTATCCATCCGGAGTTTTTGGAGGACCAGTTGACTCGTAGTTTGGAGCGTTTGCAGATGCAACAGCTCGATGTGTACTTGCTACACAACCCGGAGTATTTTTTGATGTGGGCCAAGCAGAACCAAGTGTCGGTAGAAGCGGCACGCGCTGAGTATGAGCGGAGGCTTGAATTGGCGTTTCGACATTTGGAGAACGAGGTGGAGAAGGGGCGGATTTTGTGCTATGGAATTTCCTCCAATACATTTGGGGCAAGCGCAGCGGAGGAGACGCACACATCGCTTGAGCGAGTGTTGAAACTCGCCGAGAACGTGTCGTCCGACAATCGCTTACGGGTGATTCAGCTCCCGATGAATCTAGTGGAGACGGGCGGTATGACCGAAGGGAATCAGATGGGCGGTGCAAGCGTGGTTCAGTTGGCAGCCCGGCAGAGGATCGGTGTATTGATCAATCGGCCATTGAATGCGTTCACAGGCCAAACAATGGTGCGGTTGGCCGATGTGGAAGCGGTGTCGGTTGATGAGGAAAGGATTGGGGCGATGCTCTCACAATTGCTACAGGCTGAGCAGAAGTTGAGTTCGATCCTGTTACCCGCTTTGTTACTAGAGGCGGAAGCACGAGAGAAAGTGGCCGATCGGCTGTCGGTCGGTGCGTTGCTGAAGCAGCATTGGCAGAGCTTTTCGACGCAGGACCATTGGCGGGAGGTGCAGGTGCAATTTTTGGTGCCGACTGTGCAAGAAGGGGTTCGGACACTGCTTGAGTATGAGCGGTTGGATGGGGAAGTGACAGCATGGGTGGAGTCTTATGTGGCCGACATCAATCGGGTGCTGTCCGAGGTGACCGCCTATTATCGCTTTCAGGCAGCCGTGCAGATTGAGCACATCAAAAACAGTGTTGCGACGGCCGACAAGGAATGGGCAGCCGAAAGCTTGAGTGGTATGGCGCTGCGAGCACTGCGCTCGACTTCTGGAGTGACTACTGTGCTGGTTGGGATGCGCAGGGAGGCGTATGTGGCTGATGTGGTGGCGGAGTTACAGCAACAAGCGACGGTCAAGGATCGTGGCGAAGCCTGGGCACGGATGAAGAATTCGCAGTGGTGA